In Proteiniborus ethanoligenes, the sequence GATTTCTGGCATCTATGAATAAGACTTTATGTTCTCTTCTTCTGTATTTTGGATTGTCTTTTTTGTTTCTGTTCAATATCCATAATGATACTGGTATTCCTGTAGAGTAGAACAGTTTATCTGGCAATGCTACTATAGCATCTACTAAATCCGATTCAAGTAAATTCTTTCTTATTTCTCCTTCGTTGGATGTGTTAGAGCTAAGTGAGCCATTTGCTAGTACTATTCCTGCTACTCCATTTGGTGCTAAATGATAAATCATATGCTGTAGCCATGCATAGTTGGCATTGCCTTCTGGTGGAACTCCATATTTCCATCTTACATCATCTGTAAGTCTTGCTCCACCCCAATCACTAACGTTAAAAGGGGGATTTGCTAGTATATAATCTGCCTTTAAGGTTTTATGTAAATCATTATGGAAGGTATCATCATGATGTGGTCCTAAATTAGCATCTAATCCTCTTATGGCAAGGTTCATTTTGCAAAGCTTCCAGGTAGTAGAATTGAGTTCTTGACCATAAATAGATAAATTCTCTACTCTTCCTTGATGTTCTTCTACGAATTTTTCAGATTGTACAAACATACCGCCTGAGCCACAGCAAGGGTCGTATATTCTTCCTTCATAGGGTTCTATCATTTCTACTAAGGTTTTAACTACTGATGTAGGTGTATAGAATTCTCCTCCACTTTTGCCTTCTACACTGGCAAATTGACCTAGGAAATATTCGTACACTCTACCTAGTAAGTCTTTTTCTCCATTTTTATGAAGCTTGATTGCGGATATTAAGTCTATTAGTTCTCCTAGTCTTCTTTTATCTAGTTCTGGTCTTGCATATCTTTTATCTAATACTCCCTTTAGTGTTATATTTTCTTTTTCTATTGCTATCATAGCATCATCTATATATTGACCTATTTTAGGGTCCTTTGCATTGTCTTTTATGTAATCCCATCTAGCCTCTTTTGGTACCCAAAATATATTTTCATATGTATATTCATCTCTGTCTTCTTCGAAACCTTCTCCTTCTTCTACTAGTTCTATGTATTTAGTTTCAAATTTGTCTGAAATATATTTTAAAAATATAAGTCCTAATATTACATGCTTATAATCACTGGCATCCATACTGCCTCTTAATTTGTCTGCTGCTTTCCACAGGGTTTCTTCAAATCCAATGTTTGCTGTTGTCATATGTTATCCTCCTTTGTTGGTGTTAATTTTTAAAAACATGAGATTCTTCACTAGCGTTCAGAATGACAAGTTCTTCTTCCTTGAGAGCAAAGCTCTCCCCTACATGATCCTCAATTTAAAAGTTATGGTCATCAAATACTTCAAATATTTCTTCTTCAAATTCATCTTGTTCTGGACTACTGGCTACCCAGTCTGGTATTACTTCAAAGTAATGGGCTAGGGCTTCTATGGTTTTATGAACTATGACTTCATGTTGAACTTTTTCTAATAGCTCTATGATAAGTTTATATGTATCCATATAAGGGTTGTTATCTACTACATCTAAAGTTTCTTTAAACCTTGATACTAGTTTTGCCTTTTCTATACTTCTTTCAATAGTGTTTATTTCTTCTTTATCATATATAGGTACTTCTACAATGTCATTGATTTCTCCTACCATAAATTGTTGTTCTTGTTTTTTTATTACTGGTTTTAAATCTCTTTTTAGTTTTTCTTTTTGAATTTCTAACTTATCTATTTCGTCTAATTCTTTTGTAAAATATTCTTTTTTAAGTCCAAATATTTCTTCAAGGATGGGTATATATTTTTTTGGTATATTTTGCTTGCCTTTAATCCACATATTTATATTTTGCTTTCTTATGCCTAATCTTTCTGCTAGTTCTACATGCTGCATATTGTAAAGGTTTAATATATATTCTAATCCTATCAAGCGTCCACCCCCAATTTTCTGTCTACTAATTCGGTCAATTTACTTATATTATACTTTTAAATATTGTCTTAGTCAATATTGTTGCTAGGAGAATTTGTCTATTTATTTAGTTTCTAACTTTAAGGGTAAAAAATGCACCTATCTTTATGGATAGATGCACTTGTTTTTAGATTTTTGATTGTTTTATTACAGTTTAGAGATTCCTCGCTTCGCTCGGAATGACAAAAGTACTTCACTCGAAATGGCAAGAGTACTTTGCTTGGTATGATACAACCTACGCCTCTATTATAGTTCCACTCTCACCTTTTAATGCTTCTTTTGCTTTGTCTAGTGATGCTATTACTGCTTTTCTACCTGGTTTTGATTCTGCGAATTCTATGGCTGCTATTACTTTTGGAAGCATGCTGCCTGGTGCAAAGTGTCCTTCTGCTGCATATTGTCTCATTTTCTCTGGTGTTACTACGTCTAATTCTTTTTGATCTGGTTTGCCAAAGTTAATAGCTACTCTTGGTACTCCTGTAAGTATAACTAGTATGTCTGCATCTGTGTCTTCCGCTAATCTTTGTGATGCTAAGTCTTTGTCTATAACTGCAGCTGCACCTGATAGCTTTCCATCTTCTTCTATTACTGGTATACCGCCGCCACCTACTGTTATAACTATATTGTTGTTATTTACTAGAGTTTTTACCGTTTCTATTTCAACTATTCTTTGTGGTGTAGGAGAAGCTACTACTCTTCTATATCCTCTACCTGAGTCTTCTACCATTACATAGCCTTTTTCTTCTGCTATTTTGTCTGCTTCTTCTTTAGTATAGAATGGACCTATTGGCTTTGTTGGGTTTTTGAAAGCATCGTCATCCTTATCTACTACTACCTGCGTAACTATTGTAGCTACTGGCTTGTTTATTCCTCTACTTCTTAGCTCATCCCCTAGTGCTTGTTGCATATGATATCCTATCATTCCTTGACTCATAGCTCCACATACGTCAAATGGCATAGCTGGTGTTACACTGTCTGCTACTTCGTTTTGAATAACTATTCTGCCTACTTGTGGCCCGTTACCGTGAGCTACGATAAGGTTATAGCCTTCCTCAATTATATCCGCTAAATACACTGTTGTTGTTTTTATTACCTCCAGCTGTGCCTCTGCTGTAGCTAGGCTGTCTGGTGCTTGTAAAGCATTTCCTCCTAATGCAACTACTACTTTTTCCACTTGCATCCCTCCCAGAAAATTATACAATATTTTGTAAAATAATACTATTATTTTTTATCTGCTCAGAAATTTAGGCTCCCCTTTAGAGGAGCCTATATGCTAAAGTGCTTTTTCGTCTCTTAAGCTTTGAATCTTTTCGTCATCATATCCTAATAATTCTTTTAGTATTTCTTCTGTGTGTTGACCTAATAAAGGTGCTGGTGTTCTTACACTACCTGGTGTATCGCTTAGCTTTATAGGCACTCCAGGCATTTTAAGATTTCCTGCAACAGGATGCTCTACTTCCACTATCATTTCTCTAGCTATTACTTGTGGGTCTTGTAAAACTTTATCTATAGTGTTGATTGGTCCATTTGGCACCCCTGCTTTATCTAAGATCTCAAGCCACTCTTCTGTTGTTTTTTCCTTCATTGGCTCTGCTATTAATGGTCTTAATTGGTCATAGTTTTCATTTCTTAGTGGGTTTGTTGCAAATCTTTCATCATTTATTAGTTCTTCTTTTCCTAATACTTCACAGAACTTAGCCCATAAAACATCGTTTCCTGCTGCTACTACTACTTCTCCATTCTTTGTATCAAATGGTTCAAAAGGTACT encodes:
- a CDS encoding helix-turn-helix domain-containing protein, translated to MIGLEYILNLYNMQHVELAERLGIRKQNINMWIKGKQNIPKKYIPILEEIFGLKKEYFTKELDEIDKLEIQKEKLKRDLKPVIKKQEQQFMVGEINDIVEVPIYDKEEINTIERSIEKAKLVSRFKETLDVVDNNPYMDTYKLIIELLEKVQHEVIVHKTIEALAHYFEVIPDWVASSPEQDEFEEEIFEVFDDHNF
- the arcC gene encoding carbamate kinase, with amino-acid sequence MEKVVVALGGNALQAPDSLATAEAQLEVIKTTTVYLADIIEEGYNLIVAHGNGPQVGRIVIQNEVADSVTPAMPFDVCGAMSQGMIGYHMQQALGDELRSRGINKPVATIVTQVVVDKDDDAFKNPTKPIGPFYTKEEADKIAEEKGYVMVEDSGRGYRRVVASPTPQRIVEIETVKTLVNNNNIVITVGGGGIPVIEEDGKLSGAAAVIDKDLASQRLAEDTDADILVILTGVPRVAINFGKPDQKELDVVTPEKMRQYAAEGHFAPGSMLPKVIAAIEFAESKPGRKAVIASLDKAKEALKGESGTIIEA
- a CDS encoding type I restriction-modification system subunit M; translation: MTTANIGFEETLWKAADKLRGSMDASDYKHVILGLIFLKYISDKFETKYIELVEEGEGFEEDRDEYTYENIFWVPKEARWDYIKDNAKDPKIGQYIDDAMIAIEKENITLKGVLDKRYARPELDKRRLGELIDLISAIKLHKNGEKDLLGRVYEYFLGQFASVEGKSGGEFYTPTSVVKTLVEMIEPYEGRIYDPCCGSGGMFVQSEKFVEEHQGRVENLSIYGQELNSTTWKLCKMNLAIRGLDANLGPHHDDTFHNDLHKTLKADYILANPPFNVSDWGGARLTDDVRWKYGVPPEGNANYAWLQHMIYHLAPNGVAGIVLANGSLSSNTSNEGEIRKNLLESDLVDAIVALPDKLFYSTGIPVSLWILNRNKKDNPKYRRREHKVLFIDARNLGEMIDRRHRELTDEDIRKIADTYHRWRNEASHSEQSEESIYYTSRGELSSPGKKVENEELPLVAEGGVIYGGYEDIKGFCYSATIEEIREHEYILTPGRYVGIEEVEDDGIPFEDKMENLTSELSELFAKSKRLEEEIRKNLGGIGYGI